A single genomic interval of Gouania willdenowi chromosome 22, fGouWil2.1, whole genome shotgun sequence harbors:
- the ccr6b gene encoding C-C chemokine receptor type 6: protein MSEMDFTDIYDFGIDEYPENNTDDGPCNLNPNPVEVVAQPYIHSIICAFGLIGNILVVITYLFYKRTKTMTDVYLFNVALADLIFVASMPFIIYNEQHLWLMGEAACKILNSAYSINLYSGMLLLACISGDRYISIVLARRSFGSRSHSLVYSRVICSAVWISAVALTLPTLIYSQRVEEPDHEAGSVTVMCHLYFNETQTARLVKLAVPSCQMAVGFLFPFCVMAFCYSSVVRTLLRAQSSQRQKAIRVVLAVVVVFIACHLPYNVTLLIHTLSLFRIRSCEAEKFKLQVLSISRSVAYLHCCLNPILYAFVGVRFRSHFKKILVDIWCLGKKYIYSTRSSRITSEVGFSAGKTSDASNNMSSFSG from the coding sequence ATGGATTTTACTGACATCTACGATTTTGGAATAGATGAGTATCCAGAGAACAATACAGATGACGGACCCTGCAACCTGAACCCAAACCCTGTTGAGGTCGTCGCCCAGCCTTACATCCATTCCATCATCTGTGCCTTTGGCCTGATTGGTAACATCCTTGTCGTGATCACCTACCTGTTCTACAAAAGGACCAAAACCATGACGGATGTCTATCTTTTTAACGTGGCTCTGGCCGATCTGATTTTTGTGGCGTCCATGCCGTTTATCATCTACAACGAGCAGCATTTGTGGTTAATGGGCGAAGCAGCTTGCAAGATCCTTAACTCTGCTTACAGCATCAACCTGTACAGTGGAATGCTGCTGCTGGCTTGTATCAGTGGGGATCGTTACATCTCCATTGTTCTTGCCAGACGCAGCTTTGGCTCTCGATCACACTCGCTCGTCTACAGCCGTGTGATCTGCTCGGCTGTTTGGATATCTGCTGTTGCTTTGACTCTACCCACACTCATCTACTCTCAGCGGGTTGAGGAGCCGGACCATGAAGCTGGCAGCGTCACCGTGATGTGTCATCTGTACTTCAATGAGACCCAAACAGCAAGGTTGGTGAAGCTTGCGGTTCCAAGCTGCCAAATGGCCGTCGGCTTCCTGTTTCCTTTCTGCGTGATGGCGTTCTGCTACTCCAGCGTTGTGCGCACGCTGCTAAGAGCGCAGAGCAGTCAAAGACAGAAAGCCATCCGTGTGGTTCTGGCAGTCGTGGTGGTATTCATCGCCTGCCACCTTCCTTACAATGTGACTCTGCTGATCCACACTCTGTCGCTTTTTAGAATTCGGAGTTGTGAGGCGGAAAAGTTTAAGCTCCAGGTCTTATCCATCTCCAGGAGCGTTGCCTATCTGCACTGCTGCCTCAATCCCATCCTGTACGCTTTTGTGGGGGTGAGGTTCAGGAGCCACTTTAAGAAAATATTGGTGGACATTTGGTGCCTTGGCAAGAAGTACATCTACTCTACTCGATCATCTCGGATAACATCTGAAGTTGgcttttcagcaggaaaaacatcAGATGCCTCAAACAACATGTCGTCATTTAGTGGGTGA